Sequence from the Bos indicus x Bos taurus breed Angus x Brahman F1 hybrid chromosome 16, Bos_hybrid_MaternalHap_v2.0, whole genome shotgun sequence genome:
GGTATATAAAACTCTCAACATACTCTGCTGGTCAACATCATCTTTATAGACAAGTAACGGAGAGAGtcataaaaatatgcttttaaattaaattttttttttagacttctGTACTTTGTACTTTAATTACAATCTCCCACCCCTAGAGTTAGAAGGGCTAAAGAAAGAATGGGCATTCAGCCTAAACCTTAAAACTGACTAACTACGCCTTCCACAATTTCTAGTATTATGTAACACTGCACCCAAGAAATTCACAAATGCTTTTCATGAGCCGTTCTATATAGGTGTCAGGGTCTTTATTTCTAGATTTAATTTCCAGGCATGACAAGATCTTAGATCCAGTTTTCAGTCTCTAAGAAAAATGAGTTTTCCTTTGCTATTCACTCTCACCTGCCATTCTTTAGCTTAATCAACACATACAAAAAGCTCCGTGACTGTCTGGGGCCTCTCACTGGACATTCTACTCCCTACCCCGTTCCTGTTTCCCGTTTGCTTCCCAGTAGAGTTTCCAGCTCTGACCCTTTCTTTCATATGGTTTCCCTTATACCTCTGAGCCCTTTTGTGATGTTTCTGGGCTTTATTACTGCATTGTtacttgtttattctttttttttactgcctGTTCCCTCCGGGAGCAACTACAAATTCAAGCCTTCATGTTGTTGGTAgaggttttatatttttagtaattAGTCAATATATTCCAAAACAAGACAAACATATCTGACTTCCCCCATCATTTTTGCCCTAAGATTGAACATTAGAATTGATTGGCCACCAACCAAAGTCAAATGCAATCTGCTTTTCACATGGTTTTATTCATCTATCTGTCCTTAACACAGCTTCAAACACTCATGATTTTTGAAAACCAATATTCAGAGGTGTGTCTGTGTttaacagtttttgtttgttttttataagaATCCTTTTAAACCTACACTTTGGGTTGATAAGGTTTAGGCTAGCTCATTGAGCTAAGAAGATCCAATTTGGAGAAGCTTGGCTTGATAAAGCAGGGAGGTGTCTTAGAGGGCTCTGAAATTGTAAAGTTTGTGTTCAACATTTGACTTTCACTCAAATTGGCAATCTCTTTCCAAAATGAgcattattttctcatctttaaagtaTGCTGAGTTTAGTCAGTTTGAACACCAAGCAAATTGTCAGGAGAGTTCTCAAGAATTAGGAAGAAAAAGCCAAGCCATCTTACTCAACCTGGGGCCACAACCTCCAGGAGTGCTGGTGAATAATGGTATAGCTTCCCTTCATTTTAACCCACTTCTGGCTGTGTTAATGCTATGCCAAGACACTCGGCTAAAAAAGGACAAGTTTGAGTCAAGCTACCAAAGTATTTTGACTACACTATGCTAGGGGGGATAAAAGGTTTATTTGACTGAAATGTTTTGCTGATAGGTAAATATTACTCTTTCTGGAATGCATGATTATAACTTTTCCAATCTGGAAAATGCATCTCTGACACCCCTCCCTGCTTCTAGGTTATGAGCGCATAAAGCACATTGTCTGGGAAGTGGCTTACAAGAGGGGGAAAAATGTGGCACCACGCAGGTTCTCATAAGTGACTACTGAGTTGACTTGAACCTAGAGCCCCTTTTACCTGGGTCTGAACGTCTCCCAATTCAGTCTGCTTAGTTATTGAAAGGATTGCTACTGTTTGCTGAGCATCCTCGCCTTCTGCATCGtcttattgatttctttttggacATTAAATACTTACACTTGgaggaatattttttctttttgctttttcccacACAGCGCATGGCTTTTAAGATCTCAGTTCCCCTAACCAGGGGCTGAGCCACGGCCACAGCAGTAAAGCattgaatcctaaccactagactaccaagGAACTCCCTGAAGGAATCTATCTTTTAAGTAAAGGGACCCAGCAGCTCCCAATAGGAGGCAAAATGGTCTTCCAACTGCTTCCTGGCCATTTCCGTGGGATATCTTGACCCACACGTGGCTCCTCAATGTCTATATAGGGGGACCTGGTTTGAAGGAGGTTTGAGGCTGTATTCATATACATGAATGCACAAACATCCATTGTCTACACCAAGAGAGAGAAGATTATGGAAGTCCCCAATCCCATCTCCTCACTCCCACCATCCAGACTTCACTGAAAAttcagcacattaaaaaacaggcTCAGTATTTTCTCGTTAAGAGCAGCTCCTTGCACACCCTTTTCAACTTCTCCCCCTGTTTTAAGCAATATTTTCCTTGTCGGGTTAaaaactatctttttaaaattctccttaTCAGCTTTCAATCAAGTCCTGTCAATTCTTTCTTAATAAATGTCTCGGGAAGTTTCCTCCATTCTTCTGCATTCCAGAAGAACAGAAATAGATGAGGATCTGGCTCTCTAGTCTGGCTGGGGAGATGAGAAATACACCATATACAAGTGAAAAAACTtttctagaaataatattttttttaatgcaaaaatacaTGGCCCCAAACAAGCCTTATATACAGACCCTGAGGCACTGGCTAGCACTGTCTTTGTCTCCCAGCAATCCAGAGCAGTTGGAGGTCCTTCTCGCTGTTGAGGGGCTGTGGTGAGGCCTTCCGGAGTCCACTTCAGGCCACTCTGACTCTAGCCACCCCTCCACTTACGAAGCAGGAAGCCTTCACTTTCAAATTAGCTAGTCTCCATTCAGAGCACAGCAAGGTATGTATCCAATCTGAAGCAGTGTTGGCACAATTTATCAGGAGTATTTCAccgtaatttaaaattttatatgtttcaCCTCCACCTGGACAGAAGCTCATACTTCTGTATTCTCACTGCCCCTCCCGTTCCCCATAGCAACCAACACTGGGTTCTGCTGTTTGTAGTGTATAAATACAATGTTTAAGTCTTAGAGCCTTAGAATTTTAAAGTCAGGGGGAATCTTAAGATCTCTTGTTCAGTCCTTTACTCTCCATAGACGAAGAAACAGGTCTAGAGAGACCGgctgacttgcccaaagtcacccagctGGCTAGTGGCAAAGCAAGAACCAGAACCCAGGTTTCTTCTGCTTTAAGTCTGCACCCTAAATGATCCTTAGATAATCAGTGACAGAAATATCTGACTTCACACAAGGTATCCGGGCGATGGTGGCGATAGGGGGTGATTTGCTTTATTGAAACATTTACAAAGATTCCATTCATCGCCTCGCAGGACCGTCCTGGATGAACTCCTCAACTCGGTGTTGAGCAGAGTCACAAGTTACGTGCTGCACTTGTTTATGAGTCTGTCGGCCCTAATCGCGGTTCTTCTGACAGAAGCGCGCCCCCGCGCCTCCCGCCGCCCCTCACACTGgggctccccctccctgcccctcccaggctGCCGACTGTCACACGGCGGCCGAGCGGCCCGCCCCACGTGGACCCGGCTGGGAGGATCAAAGTCTGTTTGCTGCCTGGCCCCCGACAGGTGTGAGGGGGGCTGCTAGGACCCGCAGCGCCCGGGCAAGAGGCCCGCCACGCCGAGGGGACCCCGCCTGCctcgccctgcccctccccctcctgctGCACGCGGCCCGCGCCCCCTACCCTCCCCCACGACGCCCGTCGCTGCACCCGGCCGCGGCCCCCGGCCCACGCCCGGCTCCTGAAGGGAAAGGCCCCGCCCCCATCTGTTGAAGCCGCGATACCGCCTCCTCCCCGCCCCTCTGAGCCTCTGCCCAATAGCGAGCGCGGGTGGGCGGGACGCGGCGGCTGTCGTGAGGGGGTCCTGGCCAATGGGAAGACGTGCCGGGCCTGGTGGGCGGGGCGGCGAGGCCTTGTCACGCTCGGGTCCGTGTGAAAACGGGGGTTCCGAGTGCAAAGCAAAGTTTTTTTGTAAACCGTCTGCAAAGGCGGGGGGGCGGCGGGTGGCGAAGAAGGCGCCCGACACCGGGCCGAGTGCAGCAGCCGTGGCCGCCGCCTCTTTAGCTCTTCAGGCGTCGCCTCCTCGGTCCGGGCCACACCGGAGGAAGACCGCCGGAGGGGAAGACCTGCGCGGAGAACCCGCAGATGCTTGGAGCCTCCTCAGCGCTGAGCTGCCGGtcgcccgcccccgccgcccgcctGCTCGCTCCTGCTCCGGCTCTCTGTCGGCGGGCTTCGGGAGCCCCAGCTCCCTGCCGCCTCCGCCGCCGCCCCgctgtgggggtgtgggggctgCTGGGGCTGAGCCGGGCCTCGGCGCCGGCTCCGAGGACGGACGCCTAAGAAGGAGCTGCGCGCCGCCGGCCGGCCGGGGACGCCCGCAGGCGCGTGGGCTCGGCGGCTAGACCCCGGGCTCGCCCGCCCCTGTCCGGTCACCGAGGCCCCGCGGCAGACTCCCGAGCCCCGCGCCGCTcgccctccctccctccgtcGCCGGCTCCTCGGCGCCTCGCCGCCGCCTCAGGAGTGTCCGGGCCGCGCTCGCGCGGGCTTCTCAGCCGCAGCCATGGGGTGCTGGGGTCGAAACCGGGGCCGGCTGCTCTGCATGCTGTTACTGACCTTCATGTTCATGGTCTTGGAGGTGGTGGTGAGCCGGGTGACCACGTCCCTGGCGATGCTCTCCGACTCCTTCCACATGCTGTCGGACGTGCTGGCGCTGGTGGTGGCGCTGGTGGCCGAGCGCTTCGCCCGGCGGACCCACGCCACCCAGAAGAACACCTTCGGTTGGATCCGGGCCGAGGTGATGGGGGCTCTGGTGAACGCCATCTTCCTGACCGGCCTCTGCTTCGCCATCCTGCTGGAGGCCATCGAGCGCTTCATCGAGCCGCACGAGATGCAGCAGCCACTGGTGGTCTTCGGGGTCGGCGTGGCGGGGCTGGTGGTCAACGTGCTGGGGCTCTGTCTCTTTCACCACCACAGCGGCTTCGGCGACGACTCCAGCCACAGCCACTCGCACGGGGGGCACAGCCACGGCCTCCCCAAGGGGGCCCGCAGCAAGAGCAGCCGCGCCGGGGGTAGCGACAACGCCGTGACCCCGGGCGAGCAGGGTCCCGACCAGGAGGAGACCAACATCCTGGTGGCCAACAGCAGCAACTCCAACGGGCTGAAATTGGACCAGACAGGTGAGGAGAGAAAAGCCGCCGCCGCAGGTGGTTGGCCCTGGGGAGCCCAGACCCCGGGATGGCCCCGGGCGGGGTGGCCCGCACGCCCCCTGGCGCCCGAGCGGACCGCGCCGCGCCGCCTCGGGGCCGCTCCTTCCCGGGCCGGCTCCCGCACCCGCACCTGCGGGGAAGCCGCCGAAACAGACGACCCTAGCCCCGCGCTGTCAGCCGGTGTCAGGAGCCGGGGAAGTGCGTCCTCCGCCCCCCGTTTGGGGGTGTAGATGGCACTGTGGTGGTGAGAGCGGGCAAAAGGTCAGGAGGTGACCCTCAGCCCGCTGCGGTCCACAGCTGCACTTGGCAGTCTTACGGGCTGTCGTTCCAAGAGACTGTCTGATTTTGGCGTTTGCAGGATCAGCAGTGCTTCCTAATTAAATTTCTTCGCCCTCTTGGAAAACCGGAGAGAATCTCCAGTTGGTCCTTAGTTGTTGGATGTTTGGAAGCTTGCTCTGCCCAAGTAGTACTTTTGCCCTTCAAACAAGTTTCTTAATGTATTCAGAGCGATCTTAGTGATTGACTTTCCTGAACTCAAAATCTTGGTTAAAGGTTTCTGTTATGAACAGCAATGCATGTGTCGGTGAATTTTCTAAAGTCTAAACCCAATCCTGAAAATCCTAGACTTAGGACCTGTCTGggcatgttttttgtttttttgcggGGGGCATGTTTTAACATTTCACTTAGGATTTGTCGTTTTTGTACTAAGGTAAAAGTGATGataatttattcatcttatatttttaatgtgtagtTTTCATTCTAAACATTAAGTGCTCTTGGAAGGAAATTGGGGAAATAGGTGTTGAAAGAGGAGATGGGAAAAGGAATCATCCTAATGCCCTACTAACCCATCTCAGTGATATTTTTAATAGGTTGGTGTATTTCCTCCCACTGTTttccatttatatggaaatatCAATTTCTGTTTACCTATTTGTGTGAAACCACACATGCATGGCACTACATAGACAATTTTCCTCTTTCTAGGATTCAGGATATCATGTTAATGAAATTGACGTTGTATattgaaaatgtttaataaacaaTTGAATTTCCTCTCACTATACTCTGCAAGGAGTTATTCCAAAGAATATTAAGCTGTTCTGGTGTGTATAATTCCTTTAAAGGAGCTAGTAGGGTAGATAGTGATCATTTAGTTCCAACTTTTCCTGAAGTCTCCGTGTGATTGTTGATAGGCTTATATGGTTGATTTGTCAGTTTCTAAACCCCTTCCATCAAGGGACTCTTATCATTTATAAGTGACAAAAGTCTAAAAGTTAACCTTAACACTTGAATGATGCAAAGTGACTAGAGCTCTGTGTCAGGTCAGCCATGTGTATTAAGAGTTATCCATAGTTGCGTATGATTTGGGGTGATGGCattcagttttgttgtttttgatatATGCCAAGTATAGAATGTTCCCAGGGtatgttttatgaaaaattttcaCCTCCATCTCTTAAATGGAATTAGGCAAGAATGTTTATATAAACACTTTAGATGTGTTTGATacagagtttttatttctttgtagatCCAGAAAAGTCCAGAAATGATGCAATGGAAGTACAAGTGAATGGGAATCTTATCAGAGAACCTGAAGAGGTGGAATTGGAAGAGGATGAAGATAAGACTGGACAACTTAACATGCGTGGAGTTTTTCTGCATGTCTTTGGAGATGCTTTGGGTTCAGTGATTGTGGTAGTAAATGCCTTAGTCTTTTACTTTAATTGGAAAGGTTGTCCTGAAGGGGAGATTTGTGTGAACCCCTGTATACCTGACCCCTGCAAAGCATTTGTAGAATTAGTTAATAGTACTCAGGCAACAGTTCAAGAGGCTGGTCCTTGCTGGGTACTGTATTTagatccaactctttgtgttGTAATGGTTTGTATACTTCTTTACACAACTTATCCATTGCTTAAGGAGTCTGCTCTTATTCTTCTCCAAACTGTTCCTAAACAAATTGATATCAAAAATTTGATAAAAGAACTTCGAAATGTTGAAGGAGTTGAGGAAGTTCATGAATTACATGTTTGGCAACTTGCTGGAAGCAGAATCATTGCCACTGCTCACATAAAATGTGAAGACCCGGCATCATACATGCAGGTGGCTAAGATCATTAAAGACGTTTTCCATAATCACGGAATTCACGCTACCACCATTCAGCCTGAATTTGCTAGTGTAGGCTCTAAGTCAAGTGTAGTCCCGTGTGAACTTGCCTGCAGAACTCAGTGTGCTTTGAAGCAATGCTGTGGGACACGGCCACAAGCCCAGTCTGGAAAGGATGCAGAAAAGGCCCCGTCAGTTAGCATTTCCTGTTTAGAACTTAGTGACAATCTAGAGAAGCAGCCCAAGAGGACTAAAGTTGAAAACATCCCTGCTGTTGtgatagagattaaaaaaatgccAAACAAACAACCCGAATCATCTTTGTGAGTCTTGAAAAAGATGTGATGTTTGACTTTTGCTTTAAACTGCAAGAGGAAAAAAGACTCTATTGAAATTCTATGTTTGCCAAGTAGTGTAATTGAAGTCCTTGTCTGGTCACACAGTTTAATTCTATTTTTGTAAGAACATAATGGGACTGCTTAACAGAGTTCTATATTACAACTTTGTGACTATTAGTGCAGAGTACAGCTATGCTGTAACAGTTTTGGAAAGCCAGTTTTAACACTATGTTACATTTTTGTTTAAGTATAAACCTTATATAACATAATGCTATttgatttccagtttttcaatGGTAAAAAACTAATTAGGgggataaataaatttaaattgttactggaatttctctgcttttcttttcccccagtgttatattttgtttgttaGAATTATAATTGCTAGAACTCTAAAAATCAACAGGTCTGTTTCCTTTGACGTTTTATGTAATATTTACTTGCCCTTTGAGATCATTACATAGCATAATGGCAGCATATTTTAAGAATGACTCATGAATATTATTaggaaaagttcttttttttcttcacatggGGTTTTATGATACTGAAGATCAGTTACTACTCTGTATCCTATGTTGCTGAGTATTATTCTAATAAATAGATAATTAAATTGAACTAGTATACCTATAATAGGGCAAATGGACAGTAAGAGCAGGGAAGGAAGTTTTACCAAATTTAAGTATTTAGATTCTTGTAAGTTAATAATCAGACTACATATCTAAATTATTCTgagaattttaacttttttttaaaaaaaaaaacaaaggtagTCTAAAAGATGAATATGTTCACCAGCATTACTTCCTTTGAAAGATTGGCATTAGAAACAGAGTTGAAAGTTTACtcataaaatatacaataaatatttttaggacTGTTTAATAATTACATGTTAAATGAAAGCTTATTAATCTAATCTTTTAAAttgtgagttttaaaaataacttcagagTCATTTCACAGTGACCAATTATGAATGGATTCAAACAGCTTTTTGAGCCCAACCAGCAATGCTTGTGCTTTGCCAAGAGCCATTGACTTGAGAGAAAAATCTGAAGGTTAATGCAGTTTGGATATTAAACtgtcaaaaagcaaaatttgttaAGACAAAATTAATAATTGAGATTCTATATGTCATTCTGTCTTGACATTGCTCAGACCTTCCAATAGTGGCTTATTTTGCAAGATGTCGTAATATCTATACAGGAAACTGTTATTGGCTATTTCATTGTTTGTATGGATTTCAAATCCATACACAAATATTATTTAAGGGtatttaagttatatttttctgATAGAGGGATTATGCTTTGTGAAGAAACTAGATTTTTGTCCTCAAAAGGATGAATATTAATATCAGTTATCATGTATAGCTCTATTTTTCTAGAAACGAGGTATCCTGACTACTTTAGTACCTTTTATAGCTGACTACTTTGGGGATGGCTaccttttgggatttgaaataattcattgTTTAGTGGGTCTTAAGATGAAAACGTTGGCATTTGACAGTTAACTTTTTAAAGGGATGATCTTTTATGGTAGACGATGTGATTTTTTCCTAGTATAAGCCTGTTGCTGGCAATGGGCCTGTTTAAGAACACCCGATTTTTCCATTGAGAATGAGGTAATTTTAGGAACACAGTTTGTAAGTTCATATTTACTATAATGGGCCAAAACCATAACCTGCCAATTTGCAATACATCTTTATCATTTAATACTCTTCTGATATTGTATATTTCAATTCCTAAACTGGTAGTTACTTGgaattttgcaaacatttt
This genomic interval carries:
- the SLC30A1 gene encoding zinc transporter 1; its protein translation is MGCWGRNRGRLLCMLLLTFMFMVLEVVVSRVTTSLAMLSDSFHMLSDVLALVVALVAERFARRTHATQKNTFGWIRAEVMGALVNAIFLTGLCFAILLEAIERFIEPHEMQQPLVVFGVGVAGLVVNVLGLCLFHHHSGFGDDSSHSHSHGGHSHGLPKGARSKSSRAGGSDNAVTPGEQGPDQEETNILVANSSNSNGLKLDQTDPEKSRNDAMEVQVNGNLIREPEEVELEEDEDKTGQLNMRGVFLHVFGDALGSVIVVVNALVFYFNWKGCPEGEICVNPCIPDPCKAFVELVNSTQATVQEAGPCWVLYLDPTLCVVMVCILLYTTYPLLKESALILLQTVPKQIDIKNLIKELRNVEGVEEVHELHVWQLAGSRIIATAHIKCEDPASYMQVAKIIKDVFHNHGIHATTIQPEFASVGSKSSVVPCELACRTQCALKQCCGTRPQAQSGKDAEKAPSVSISCLELSDNLEKQPKRTKVENIPAVVIEIKKMPNKQPESSL